One window of the Eucalyptus grandis isolate ANBG69807.140 chromosome 6, ASM1654582v1, whole genome shotgun sequence genome contains the following:
- the LOC104449382 gene encoding probable beta-D-xylosidase 7 — MRNRQVQILSLLITFASAATLLSTPAAAQPPPFSCDPSSPSTKSFPFCKASLPISKRAQDVVSRLTLDEKISQLVSSTPAIPRLGVPAYEWWSESLHGVSNAGRGIHFDGTIKSATSFPQVILTAASFDADLWYRIGQVIGTEARAVYNAGQATGMTFWAPNINIFRDPRWGRGQETPGEDPLVTGKYAVSYVRGVQGDRPQGGGKSRGGLQASACCKHFTAYDLDRWKGVDRYDFDAQVTAQDMADTFQPPFQKCIQDGKASGIMCAYNRVNGVPSCADYNLLSNIARRQWSFHGYITSDCDAVSIMYDNQKYAKTPEDAVADALKAGMDVNCGTYLQNHTKSAVEQRKVSVSEIDRALHNLFSVRMRLGLFNGDPKKQPFGNIGPDQVCSQKHQDLALEAARSGIVLLKNKEKHLPLQRSKSASLAVIGPNANKASNLLGNYAGPPCKSVTLLQALQSYVKDTRYQPGCDDVVCSSPQIAQAVEVAKAADHVVLIMGLDQTQEREDFDRVDLVLPGRQQEFITTVAQAAKKPVILVILCGGPVDIRFARDDQNIGSILWAGYPGEAGGMALSEIIFGEHNPGGRLPVTWYPQEFTRVPMTDMRMRPEPSTGYPGRTYRFYQGQSIFEYGHGLSYTEYSYKFISVTRELFYLSQSAKSQPDEASDASPRYRLVSDLGADFCKKSNFVATVKVKNHGDMVGKHPVLLFVRHAKPSSGSPMKQLVAFQSVELKGGETMKVQLALNPCDHLSRANENGVMILEEGWRFLEVGDQEYPINVMA, encoded by the exons ATGAGAAACCGCCAAGTCCAAATCCTCTCTCTGCTCATCACCTTCGCCTCCGCCGCCACCCTCCTCTCCACTCCCGCCGCTGCCCAGCCGCCGCCGTTCTCGTGCGACCCATCGAGCCCCTCCACCAAGTCCTTCCCCTTCTGCAAGGCCTCGCTCCCCATCAGCAAGCGCGCCCAGGACGTCGTCTCCAGGCTCACATTGGACGAGAAGATCTCGCAGCTGGTCAGCTCCACCCCGGCCATCCCCCGGCTCGGCGTCCCCGCCTACGAGTGGTGGTCCGAGTCCCTCCACGGCGTCTCCAACGCCGGCCGCGGCATCCACTTCGACGGCACCATCAAGTCCGCCACCAGCTTCCCCCAGGTCATCCTCACCGCCgcctccttcgacgccgacCTCTGGTACCGCATCGGCCAG GTGATAGGGACCGAGGCGAGGGCGGTGTACAACGCGGGGCAGGCGACGGGGATGACGTTCTGGGCGCCCAACATCAACATATTCAGAGACCCGAGGTGGGGGAGAGGGCAGGAGACGCCCGGCGAGGACCCGCTGGTCACCGGAAAGTACGCCGTCTCGTACGTGCGAGGCGTCCAGGGCGACCGCCCCCAGGGCGGAGGGAAGTCCCGAGGGGGTCTCCAGGCGTCCGCTTGCTGCAAGCACTTCACCGCCTACGATCTGGACCGCTGGAAGGGCGTGGATCGTTACGACTTCGATGCTCAG GTGACGGCACAAGACATGGCGGATACGTTCCAGCCACCATTTCAGAAGTGCATTCAGGACGGGAAGGCTAGTGGGATCATGTGCGCTTATAACCGGGTCAACGGCGTCCCTAGCTGCGCCGACTACAATCTTCTCTCCAACATTGCCCGTCGTCAGTGGTCTTTCCACGG GTACATAACATCGGATTGCGATGCTGTATCCATCATGTATGACAATCAAAAATACGCCAAGACACCTGAGGATGCCGTTGCCGATGCCCTCAAAGCTG GCATGGATGTCAACTGTGGAACCTATCTGCAAAATCATACCAAATCTGCTGTTGAGCAAAGGAAAGTGTCAGTATCCGAGATAGACAGAGCACTTCACAACCTCTTCTCGGTAAGAATGAGGCTAGGACTCTTCAATGGCGACCCCAAGAAACAGCCATTTGGCAACATAGGCCCTGATCAGGTCTGCTCCCAAAAGCATCAAGATTTGGCTCTCGAGGCTGCTCGAAGTGGCATCGTGCTtctgaagaacaaagaaaagcacCTACCTCTTCAGAGATCGAAGTCTGCATCGCTTGCTGTAATAGGCCCCAATGCCAACAAGGCCTCAAACCTGCTCGGGAACTATGCAGGACCGCCATGCAAGTCTGTGACGCTGCTGCAGGCTCTGCAGAGTTATGTGAAGGACACAAGGTATCAGCCGGGTTGTGACGATGTAGTGTGTTCGTCACCGCAGATTGCCCAGGCTGTGGAAGTAGCGAAAGCAGCAGATCACGTGGTCCTGATCATGGGGTTAGATCAAACTCAAGAGAGGGAGGACTTTGATCGTGTGGATTTGGTCCTTCCTGGCAGGCAACAGGAGTTCATCACGACTGTCGCCCAGGCTGCAAAGAAGCCAGTCATCTTGGTGATTCTTTGTGGAGGTCCTGTTGACATAAGATTCGCCAGAGATGATCAGAACATCGGAAGCATCTTGTGGGCCGGTTATCCTGGTGAGGCCGGCGGGATGGCATTGTCAGAAATCATCTTTGGTGAACATAATCCTG GAGGGAGATTGCCAGTGACTTGGTACCCGCAAGAATTCACTAGAGTGCCAATGACTGACATGAGGATGAGGCCTGAACCATCCACTGGCTATCCTGGGCGTACATACCGGTTCTACCAAGGCCAGTCGATTTTTGAGTATGGACACGGGCTTAGCTACACAGAATATTCTTATAAGTTCATATCTGTTACCAGGGAACTTTTCTACCTAAGCCAATCCGCTAAATCTCAACCGGATGAAGCCTCAGACGCCTCCCCTCGGTACAGACTAGTTTCAGATTTGGGAGCAGATTTTTGCAAGAAGAGCAATTTTGTGGCCACGGTCAAAGTCAAGAACCATGGCGACATGGTGGGCAAGCACCCAGTGTTGCTCTTTGTGAGGCATGCAAAGCCAAGCAGCGGGAGCCCGATGAAGCAGCTGGTGGCCTTCCAGAGTGTGGAACTGAAGGGGGGCGAAACCATGAAGGTGCAATTGGCATTGAACCCCTGCGACCACCTGAGCCGAGCCAATGAAAATGGTGTGATGATATTAGAAGAAGGGTGGCGCTTCTTGGAGGTGGGAGATCAAGAGTACCCGATCAACGTGATGGCCTGA